In Sulfuritortus calidifontis, the sequence GGCTGGCCAATATCGACTGGGATGAGCGCGAGCGCATGTTCGCGCGCATCTGCGAAGAGGCCAAGCGACTGGCCAAGGAGCGGGGCAACCCATACGACTGCATCGTGCCGGTAAGCGGCGGCAAGGATTCCCACTACCAGGTCTGGCTGCTCAAAGAGCGCTATGGCATGACCCCGTTGCTGGTTACCTTCAATCATGCCTTCAATTCGCCGATCGGCGATCGCAATCTGGCCAATCTGGTCGAGAAGTCGGGCTGCGAGCACATCCGCCAGACGGCCGGTCTCGATTCGGTGCGGCGTCTGTCGCTGCATATGCTGAAGACGGTGGGTGACCTGACCTGGCACTATCACGCCGGCATTCGCACCCTGCCGTTCCGGGTCGCCGTGGAAAAGAACATCCCACTCATCGTCTGGGGCGAGCACGGTTTCGCCGAGCTCACCGGCATCGTCACCCTGGAGGATTTCGTCGAATTCACCAAGTGGACGCGCAAGGAGCACGACATGCGCGGCATCGAGGCGCACGAGCTGATCGGCAAGGGCGGTATTACCGCCAGCGACATCGCCCCCTATGTCTTTCCGACCGACGAGGAAATCGAGCGGGTCGGCGTGCGTGGCATCTACATGAGCAATTTCTTCAAATGGGACGCCAAGTTCCAGGTGGAAACGGTCATGCGGCAATGGGATTTTTCGCCGGTCAGTTACGAGCGCGACCGGACTTTCAATCTGTATGCCAAGGTCGAGGATCATGCCAACGATGTGCATGACTATCTGAAATTCCTGAAATTCGGCTATGGCCGGGCGACCGACGATGCCAGCATGGAAATCCGCCATGGCCGGATGACGCGGGAGGAGGGCATCGAGCAGGTGCGCCACTATGATGCCCGCGAGCCGCGCACCCTGGCTTTTTATTGCGAGTTGATGGGCATCAGCGTCGACGAGTTCTATCGCATCATCGAGCCGATGCGCGACCCGGCGATCTGGGAAAAGGTCAACGGCGACTGGCGCATGAAGGATGCCGTCTATCGCCACCCAATCGGCGCGGCGGAGGAGGCGGCCAGGGTCAAGCAGAATGTCGATCGCACCTTTTCGCCAGCGAACCAGGCCCTCTATTTCAACCCGCTCAATCCGCCGCTCAAGCGCGGCTTCCCGGCGGCCGACGAGTTTCCGCTGCGCTGCCAGGTCTTGTAAGCGAGGCAGGATGAGCACCGTTGCCCTGATCCCGGCGCGCGGCGGCTCCAAGCGGCTCCCCCGTAAGAATATTTTGCCGATGGCGGGGCTGCCCATGTTGGCCTGGCCCATCCACGCCGCGCAGGAAAGCGGCATGTTCGACCGTATCTGCGTCAGCACCGAAGACGCCGAGATCGCCGAGGTCGCCCGCCGGTATGGCGCAGAAGTGATCGAGCGCCCCTTTGATATCGCACAGGATCGGTCCACCGTTGTCCAGGTTTGCCTGCATGCCCTGGAGATACAGCCCGACATCGAGCTGCTTTGCTGCATATATGCCACTGCCTGTCTGCTTCGGCCGCAAACCCTGGTAGCTTCCCGCGCCTTGCTCGATGAGGCACCGGCCGCGGATTTTGTAATGGGGGTGTCGGAGTATGAGCACCCGCCGGTTCAGGCCCTCAAGGCCGACGAGCAGGGCTTTCTTTCCTATATGTGGCCGGAATGGCGAGGGGTGCAATCCCAGTTCCAGCCGCACCTGGTGGTAAGCAACGGCACGTTCTACTGGGCGCGCGCCGAGGCCCTCCAGCGCGAGCGCAGCTTCTATGGCAGCCGGCTCAAGGGCTTTGTCGTCCCGGCGGACGAAGCCGCCGATATCGACACCATTCAGGATATCGAGTGCGCGCGGCGCCGGATCGAGGAACGGGTGTGCGGCTAGCCATCCGGGCCGACGCTTCCATCAGCTTGGGAAGCGGCCACATCATGCGCTGCCTGGCCTTGGCTGGCGAGCTTCGCTCCCGTGGCGCCCAGGTGGTTTTTCTTTGCCGTTCCCTGCCCGGCAACCTTATCGATTCGATTGAGCAACAGGACTACGACTGCCATCGCTTGCCTGGGATCGGGCTTGATTCCGAATTGGAAGATGCCGAGACCTGCCTGGCACTTCTGACCGAAGCCGTGGACTGGCTGGTGGTTGACCATTACTCGCTTGGCCGGGTCTGGGAACAGGCCATGCGCGGTCGGGCCAGGCATATCCTGGCGATCGACGATCTGGCAGATCGGGCGCACGACTGCGACATCCTTCTGGACCAGAACCTGCATCCGTCAGCCGAAGCTCGATATGCCAAGCTGACGGAGGCGGGCTGCCGTTTGCTGCTGGGGCCGCGCTATGCCTTGTTGCGGTCGGAATTCGCTAGACTCAGGCGAGCCAGCACTGAGACCGCAAGCCCGGTAAGGCGCCTCCTGGTCTTCTTCGGAGGCGGCGATGCCGGCAATGAAACCGGCCGTCTGCTGACGGCTCTGGGATTGCTTGATCTCTCAGGGATGCAGGTGGATGTCGTGGTGGGGGGGGCGAACCCCCACTACCCCGCATTGCTGGAGCAGTGCCAGCATATCGGGGGCAACGTGCATCTGCACCGACAGGTCGACAATATGGCCGAATTGATGGCAGCTGCCGACCTTGCAGTCGGGGCCGGCGGGACTGCAACCTGGGAGCGCCTGGCTGTCGGCCTGCCCAGTTTGGTTTGGGCCGTGGCCGACAATCAGCGACCTGGCCTAGCGGTGCTGGCGGCCGAGGGGGCGCTGGCCAGCCCGTCGCCGGACTCGCTGGCGACGCCGGAGGGGATTGCCCACCACCTATATGCCTTGCTGCACAACCCGGCATGGCGCCAAGCGCTCGCCCAACGTGGCAGCCAGTTGTGCGATGGCCGAGGGGCACAGCGGGTGGCGGCAGTCCTGCTGGCTGGGGAGCTTCACTTGCGACGGGCTGTCAGGGCGGATTGCCAAATGCTGCACGAGTGGCGGAACCATCCCGAGGTTCGGCGCTACGCTCTTGACCCTTCGCCGATTCCCTATGCCCAGCACGAGCAATGGTTTCAGGCGACTTTGAGACAGGTGGACCGTATTTTGCTGGTCGGCGAGGCTGCCGGGGGTCAGCCGATTGGTGTATTGCGGTACGATTTGGCTGGCGATGAGGCCGAGGTTTCGGTCTATCTACGGCCCGAGTGCATGGGTTTGGGGCATGGCGAGGCCATTTTGCGCGCTGGTGAGCGATGGCTGGCGCAGGAGCATCCGGAAATCGTCCGGTTCAAGGCCTCGATCCGGGCTGAGAATGCGGCCTCCAAGGCT encodes:
- the pseG gene encoding UDP-2,4-diacetamido-2,4,6-trideoxy-beta-L-altropyranose hydrolase — encoded protein: MRCLALAGELRSRGAQVVFLCRSLPGNLIDSIEQQDYDCHRLPGIGLDSELEDAETCLALLTEAVDWLVVDHYSLGRVWEQAMRGRARHILAIDDLADRAHDCDILLDQNLHPSAEARYAKLTEAGCRLLLGPRYALLRSEFARLRRASTETASPVRRLLVFFGGGDAGNETGRLLTALGLLDLSGMQVDVVVGGANPHYPALLEQCQHIGGNVHLHRQVDNMAELMAAADLAVGAGGTATWERLAVGLPSLVWAVADNQRPGLAVLAAEGALASPSPDSLATPEGIAHHLYALLHNPAWRQALAQRGSQLCDGRGAQRVAAVLLAGELHLRRAVRADCQMLHEWRNHPEVRRYALDPSPIPYAQHEQWFQATLRQVDRILLVGEAAGGQPIGVLRYDLAGDEAEVSVYLRPECMGLGHGEAILRAGERWLAQEHPEIVRFKASIRAENAASKAVFGRLGYKQAYGIYTKDMTR
- a CDS encoding cytidylyltransferase domain-containing protein, translated to MSTVALIPARGGSKRLPRKNILPMAGLPMLAWPIHAAQESGMFDRICVSTEDAEIAEVARRYGAEVIERPFDIAQDRSTVVQVCLHALEIQPDIELLCCIYATACLLRPQTLVASRALLDEAPAADFVMGVSEYEHPPVQALKADEQGFLSYMWPEWRGVQSQFQPHLVVSNGTFYWARAEALQRERSFYGSRLKGFVVPADEAADIDTIQDIECARRRIEERVCG
- a CDS encoding N-acetyl sugar amidotransferase, which codes for MEYCSRCLYPANAKPTIIFDEEDGVCSGCNYHASRESRLANIDWDERERMFARICEEAKRLAKERGNPYDCIVPVSGGKDSHYQVWLLKERYGMTPLLVTFNHAFNSPIGDRNLANLVEKSGCEHIRQTAGLDSVRRLSLHMLKTVGDLTWHYHAGIRTLPFRVAVEKNIPLIVWGEHGFAELTGIVTLEDFVEFTKWTRKEHDMRGIEAHELIGKGGITASDIAPYVFPTDEEIERVGVRGIYMSNFFKWDAKFQVETVMRQWDFSPVSYERDRTFNLYAKVEDHANDVHDYLKFLKFGYGRATDDASMEIRHGRMTREEGIEQVRHYDAREPRTLAFYCELMGISVDEFYRIIEPMRDPAIWEKVNGDWRMKDAVYRHPIGAAEEAARVKQNVDRTFSPANQALYFNPLNPPLKRGFPAADEFPLRCQVL